A region of Frederiksenia canicola DNA encodes the following proteins:
- a CDS encoding thermonuclease family protein translates to MKKRKNRFYLFFFSFLYFINLDLAANMREISCKVVKIKDGDTLTCLNNRTQFNVRLHYIDAPEATQPFGNRAKQTLASLAFKKQVTLLASGYDKYGRVLAVVKNERGEDLNLQLVQMGMAWAYRQTQPIYQQAQRQAQGAKIGLWQDKNPINPAEWRANKRSDSSKNLQNFPPNRPLAALNCSLKLSCRQMERQGFSYAQAEHYFHQCGWKELDGNGDGIPCNRLYRQSQRQ, encoded by the coding sequence ATGAAAAAGAGAAAAAATCGGTTTTATTTATTCTTCTTTAGCTTTTTATACTTTATTAACTTAGATTTAGCGGCAAATATGCGGGAAATCTCGTGTAAAGTAGTTAAAATCAAGGATGGTGATACACTCACTTGCTTGAACAACCGCACGCAATTCAACGTGCGATTGCATTATATTGACGCCCCCGAAGCCACACAGCCGTTTGGTAATCGAGCCAAACAAACCCTTGCCAGCCTTGCATTTAAGAAGCAAGTCACGTTGTTGGCATCAGGCTATGATAAGTATGGGCGAGTACTCGCCGTGGTGAAAAATGAACGGGGTGAAGATCTCAACTTGCAATTAGTACAAATGGGAATGGCATGGGCGTATCGCCAAACTCAGCCGATTTATCAACAAGCTCAACGCCAAGCTCAAGGGGCTAAAATCGGCTTGTGGCAGGATAAAAACCCAATCAACCCAGCGGAATGGCGAGCTAACAAGCGGTCAGATTCTTCAAAAAATTTGCAAAATTTTCCGCCAAACCGACCGCTTGCAGCGCTGAACTGCTCATTAAAACTGAGCTGCCGTCAGATGGAACGGCAAGGCTTCAGCTATGCCCAAGCAGAACACTATTTTCACCAATGTGGTTGGAAAGAATTGGACGGCAATGGCGATGGTATTCCGTGCAATCGGCTTTATCGCCAATCGCAGCGGCAGTAA
- a CDS encoding NRAMP family divalent metal transporter codes for MTQQDVSSWKSKFAAMGPGILMASAAVGGSHIIASTQSGAIYGWQLAIIIILANLFKYPFFRFGTQYTLANNKTLIEGYKEKGGFYLWVFFLLNVFATVINTAGVGIVTAAILSFILPKSWGLTISQLSIIVIASTWGFLLLGKYRLLDKVSKLIMIALTLATVAAVIIAAFKTKIVAPDFVEASPWNLGSLAFIVALMGWMPAPIEISAINSMWVVAKKRFTKISYRDGLFDFNVGYIGTAILALVFLALGALVQYGTGEQVEQAGVKYIAQLIKMYSFAIGEWSAMLIAFIAFMCMLGTTITVIDGYSRANSEAFRILWNKTESSQVQLNIWMTIAAVSGIIIITMFMSDVAKMLRFAMICSFVSTPIFAWLNLSLVLKGEHRVKGGLLWLSIIGLIYLTGFALLFIVHQLGWLS; via the coding sequence ATGACACAACAAGACGTATCAAGTTGGAAATCAAAATTTGCAGCAATGGGACCGGGAATTTTGATGGCCTCTGCTGCAGTAGGCGGCTCGCATATTATTGCTTCTACACAATCTGGTGCTATTTATGGCTGGCAACTTGCCATTATCATTATTTTAGCAAACCTTTTTAAATATCCTTTTTTCCGTTTTGGCACACAATATACGTTGGCTAATAACAAAACGTTGATTGAAGGCTATAAAGAAAAAGGTGGTTTTTATCTCTGGGTTTTCTTCCTACTCAATGTATTCGCAACGGTGATTAATACCGCGGGTGTCGGCATTGTGACTGCAGCGATTCTGAGCTTTATCTTGCCAAAATCGTGGGGACTAACCATTTCGCAATTAAGCATCATTGTGATTGCGAGTACTTGGGGCTTTTTATTACTCGGTAAATACCGTTTACTTGATAAAGTGTCCAAATTAATTATGATTGCTCTCACCCTTGCAACGGTAGCAGCGGTGATCATTGCGGCATTTAAAACCAAGATCGTTGCCCCTGATTTTGTGGAAGCATCTCCTTGGAATTTAGGATCACTGGCGTTTATTGTGGCATTAATGGGTTGGATGCCAGCTCCGATCGAAATTTCAGCGATTAACTCAATGTGGGTTGTGGCGAAAAAACGTTTCACCAAAATTTCCTACCGTGATGGTTTGTTTGATTTTAATGTCGGTTATATCGGCACGGCAATTTTAGCCTTGGTATTCTTAGCATTAGGGGCGTTGGTGCAATACGGTACGGGCGAACAAGTCGAACAGGCAGGCGTAAAATATATTGCTCAACTTATTAAAATGTACTCTTTTGCTATCGGTGAATGGTCAGCAATGCTCATCGCTTTCATTGCGTTTATGTGTATGCTAGGCACAACGATCACCGTAATTGACGGCTACTCCCGTGCCAACTCCGAAGCATTTCGTATTTTATGGAACAAAACGGAAAGTTCTCAAGTTCAGTTGAACATTTGGATGACGATTGCGGCGGTATCGGGGATCATTATTATTACTATGTTTATGAGCGATGTGGCGAAGATGCTCCGCTTTGCGATGATCTGTTCGTTTGTTTCTACACCAATTTTTGCGTGGTTGAACCTATCGCTTGTTTTAAAAGGCGAACACCGTGTTAAAGGTGGCTTATTATGGCTGTCGATTATCGGCTTAATTTATCTCACGGGCTTTGCCCTATTATTTATAGTGCATCAGCTTGGGTGGTTAAGTTAA
- the rpsF gene encoding 30S ribosomal protein S6 has translation MRHYEIVFMVHPDQSEQVPGMIERYTASVKEAGGQVHRLEDWGRRQLAYPINKLHKAHYVLMNVEAPQSVIDELETNFRYNDAVLRNLIVHTKAAVTEASPMAKAKDERKAPEAAVEVEAEDADE, from the coding sequence ATGCGTCACTACGAAATCGTGTTTATGGTTCACCCGGACCAAAGCGAACAAGTACCTGGTATGATCGAACGTTATACCGCTTCTGTTAAAGAAGCAGGCGGTCAAGTACATCGCTTAGAAGATTGGGGTCGTCGTCAATTAGCATACCCAATCAACAAACTTCACAAAGCACACTATGTGTTAATGAATGTAGAAGCACCACAAAGCGTAATCGATGAGTTAGAAACTAACTTCCGTTACAATGATGCCGTTCTTCGTAACTTAATCGTTCACACAAAAGCAGCGGTAACAGAAGCATCACCAATGGCAAAAGCAAAAGATGAGCGTAAAGCACCTGAAGCGGCTGTTGAAGTAGAAGCTGAGGATGCAGACGAGTAA
- the priB gene encoding primosomal replication protein N, giving the protein MQTSNSSIDNGLTLTGNVASVVKQSLSPAGIANCSFYLEHRSTRVEANFQRQVWCKIKVVLAGNQFSLITQQIKVGVKVRISGFLHMHKSYNGLDQLVLHTEKIEFID; this is encoded by the coding sequence ATGCAGACGAGTAATTCGTCTATTGATAATGGTTTAACCTTAACTGGCAATGTTGCAAGTGTGGTTAAACAGAGCCTGAGTCCAGCGGGCATTGCAAATTGTAGTTTTTACCTTGAACATCGTTCAACACGCGTAGAAGCTAATTTTCAACGTCAAGTTTGGTGCAAAATCAAAGTGGTTTTGGCAGGCAATCAATTTAGTTTAATAACCCAACAAATTAAAGTCGGTGTTAAAGTGCGAATTAGTGGATTTCTCCACATGCACAAAAGCTATAACGGATTAGATCAGTTAGTGCTGCACACCGAAAAAATTGAATTTATAGATTAG
- the rpsR gene encoding 30S ribosomal protein S18 — MARYFRRRKFCRFTAENVVEIDYKDIATLKNYISESGKIVPSRITGTRAKYQRQLARAIKRARYLALLPYTDNHQ; from the coding sequence ATGGCACGTTATTTCCGTCGTCGTAAGTTCTGCCGTTTCACAGCGGAAAATGTTGTTGAAATCGATTACAAAGATATCGCTACATTAAAGAACTACATTTCTGAAAGCGGCAAAATTGTTCCAAGCCGTATCACTGGTACTCGTGCGAAGTATCAACGTCAATTAGCTCGTGCAATCAAACGCGCGCGTTACCTTGCGTTACTTCCATACACTGACAACCATCAGTAA
- the rplI gene encoding 50S ribosomal protein L9 codes for MQVILLDKVAQLGTVGDQVTVKAGFARNYLIPQGKAVMATAANIAHFEARRAELEAKAAEALAVAQARAAALANLAAIVITSKAGDDGRLFGSVGARDIADAVSAAGVQVAKGEVRLPTGALRTTGEHEVKLHLHAEVNAVVTINVVSE; via the coding sequence ATGCAAGTTATTTTATTAGATAAAGTTGCTCAACTAGGTACAGTTGGCGACCAAGTAACAGTTAAAGCTGGTTTTGCTCGTAACTACTTGATCCCACAAGGTAAAGCAGTAATGGCAACAGCAGCAAACATTGCTCATTTTGAAGCACGTCGTGCAGAATTAGAAGCAAAAGCAGCAGAAGCATTAGCAGTAGCACAAGCTCGTGCAGCAGCATTAGCTAACTTAGCAGCTATCGTTATCACTTCAAAAGCGGGTGATGATGGTCGTTTATTCGGTTCTGTTGGTGCACGTGATATCGCTGATGCAGTTTCTGCAGCAGGCGTTCAAGTTGCTAAAGGTGAGGTTCGTCTTCCTACTGGTGCATTACGTACTACTGGTGAACACGAAGTTAAATTACACCTTCATGCAGAAGTGAATGCAGTTGTAACAATCAATGTTGTTTCAGAGTAA